A DNA window from Leishmania braziliensis MHOM/BR/75/M2904 complete genome, chromosome 5 contains the following coding sequences:
- a CDS encoding putative dipeptidyl-peptidase III: MSHNALYVTPRAVPYCTLAIANAFKDLTPKQRHYAHHMMVAGWCGTPVVAEQLSPESLPLLRLFFQVLSAQPLDTFKSNSTNAGVDPNEVSQFLEYFAMVYSNMGNYTSFGNTKFIPSIAKETFAKIVTSAEGSPAVDTQLLDAIYDLEDGKLTLDFPPRGLTRYYSPNITREDAVVANDFLALKRIDGVNTRVFKAEDGTLVIRVAAAIEKTVPAVEFNGRTIAMYYGDYKEEMARVVAELRKARPYAENETQVRMLDHYIEHFQYGDVDAHKESQKEWVKDVGPTVETNIGFIESYRDPSGVRAEWEGFVAVVNKEQSKMYGALVEQGEKFIAHLPWGKAFEKDVLPNPDFTSLDVLGFASSGIPAGINIPNYDDIRQTVGFKNVFLSNVVNALTFKEKLDYITEADWELYKTSILAATSVNVGIHELLGHGTGKLLLENSDGTFNFDKNTVDPISGQPVATWYKPGDTYSSVFGGIGSSYEECRAEAVSLYLCLLPDLLEIFKLKTAKEQQDAIYICWLNMVRAGLVGLEFYTPEKQQWRQAHMRARFCILQALVRAPNSIVHISEDAKEGLLITLDRERISTDGRQAIGDLLVNLNVNKATANVKRGSAYYEGMTVVNDKYVCYRDIIMARRKPRKQYVQPHTFISGETVEVREFAGSVEGVVDSFVTRHREIPL, encoded by the coding sequence ATGTCGCACAATGCGCTTTACGTCACCCCTCGTGCGGTGCCGTACTGCACCTTGGCCATCGCCAACGCCTTCAAGGACCTGACCCCAAAGCAGCGCCACTACGCCCATCACATGATGGTGGCGGGGTGGTGCGGCACCCCGGTGGTGGCCGAGCAGCTGAGTCCCGAGTCTCTGCCGCTTCTACGTCTCTTCTTCCAAGTGCTGAGTGCACAGCCGCTGGACACCTTCAAGTCGAACAGCACTAACGCCGGCGTCGACCCCAATGAGGTGAGTCAGTTCCTGGAGTACTTCGCGATGGTCTACTCGAACATGGGCAACTACACGTCCTTTGGCAACACCAAGTTCATTCCATCGATTGCGAAGGAAACCTTTGCGAAGATCGTGACCAGTGCGGAGGGCTCCCCAGCGGTGgacacgcagctgctggacgcAATCTACGACCTGGAGGATGGCAAACTGACGCTGGACTTCCCTCCCAGGGGGCTCACGCGGTACTACAGCCCAAATATCACCCGTGAGGACGCCGTTGTGGCGAATGACTTTCTCGCATTGAAGAGGATCGATGGCGTCAACACACGCGTATTCAAGGCGGAAGACGGCACCCTCGTCATccgcgtcgcggcggcgatTGAGAAGACGGTGCCGGCAGTGGAGTTCAACGGTCGCACCATCGCAATGTACTATGGCGACTACAAGGAAGAGATGGCCCGCGtcgtggcggagctgcgcaaggcgCGCCCGTACGCGGAGAACGAGACGCAGGTGCGGATGTTGGACCACTACATCGAACACTTCCAGTATGGCGACGTGGACGCGCACAAGGAGAGCCAGAAGGAGTGGGTGAAGGACGTGGGGCCAACGGTGGAGACGAACATCGGCTTCATCGAGTCGTACCGCGACCCCTCCGGCGTGCGGGCGGAGTGGGAGGGCTTCGTGGCGGTGGTAAACAAGGAGCAGTCGAAGATGTATGGCGCATTGGTGGAGCAGGGCGAGAAGTTTATTGCCCACCTGCCATGGGGCAAGGCGTTCGAGAAGGACGTCTTACCCAACCCCGATTTCACCAGCCTCGACGTCCTGGGGTTTGCGAGCAGCGGCATTCCGGCCGGGATCAACATCCCCAACTACGACGACATCCGCCAGACCGTCGGCTTCAAGAACGTGTTCCTGTCCAACGTGGTGAACGCGCTCACCTTCAAGGAGAAGCTGGACTACATCACAGAGGCCGACTGGGAGCTGTACAAGACGAGCATTCTCGCCGCGACCTCGGTGAACGTCGGCATCCACGAGCTGCTGGGCCACGGTACAggcaagctgctgctggagaatAGTGACGGCACCTTCAACTTTGATAAAAACACGGTGGACCCCATTAGCGGCCAGCCGGTCGCCACGTGGTACAAGCCCGGCGACACGTACTCCAGCGTGTTTGGCGGTATTGGCAGCTCGTACGAGGAGTGCCGCGCTGAGGCGGTGTCGCTGTACCTGTGCTTGCTGCCGGACCTTCTGGAGATCTTCAAACTCAAGACAgcgaaggagcagcaggacgCCATCTATATTTGCTGGCTAAACATGGTGCGCGCCGGCCTCGTCGGGCTCGAGTTCTACACTccggagaagcagcagtggcgccaGGCTCACATGCGAGCGCGCTTCTGCATCCTCCAGGCGCTGGTGCGTGCCCCGAACTCGATTGTGCACATCTCCGAGGACGCCAAGGAGGGTCTCCTCATCACACTCGACCGTGAGCGCATCTCCACGGACGGGCGCCAGGCGATCGGAGACCTACTGGTGAACCTCAACGTTAACAAGGCGACGGCCAATGTGaagcgcggcagcgcctACTACGAGGGCATGACGGTCGTGAACGACAAGTACGTGTGCTACCGCGACATCATCATGGCGCGCCGCAAGCCACGCAAGCAGTACGTCCAGCCGCACACCTTCATTAGCGGGGAGACGGTGGAAGTGCGGGAGTTTGCTGGATCGGtagagggggtggtggaCTCGTTTGTCACCCGTCACCGCGAGATCCCGCTGTAG
- the MST gene encoding 3-mercaptopyruvate sulfurtransferase, with translation MSAPAAAPKHPGKVFLDPSEVKDHLSEYRIVDCRCSLKIKNHGSIEYAKEHLKGAIRADVDTNLSKFVPGSTARHPLPPCSEFIDWCMANGMAGELPVLCYDDECGAMGGCRLWWMLNSLGAEAYVINGGIQACRAAGLEMESGEPSSPPTPAAHWPYKTDFQHHYLMHEIPLNAIITDARPADRFSTTVRPYALDKLPGHIEGARNLPYTSQLVMRGGGKVLRSEEEIRHNIMTAIQGACDTTDLSSCVFSCGSGVTACMNIALAHHLGLGHPYLYCGSWSEYSGLFRPAIVRRVINDHGMCMQMQTPALGDNPKANLDTMTLKVDGAPCKSPDAEVRSAAVHLHSGEAATVYFKSGRVAMIEVPPPSN, from the coding sequence ATGTCagctcccgctgctgcgccgaaGCACCCAGGCAAGGTGTTCCTGGACCCGAGTGAAGTAAAGGACCACCTTTCCGAGTACCGCATCGTGGACTGCCGGTGCAGCTTGAAGATAAAGAACCATGGCAGCATTGAGTACGCAAAGGAGCACCTCAAGGGCGCCATCCGCGCCGATGTGGACACAAACCTCTCCAAGTTCGTGCCGGGTAGTACCGCCCGGcacccgctgccgccctgtTCTGAGTTTATCGATTGGTGCATGGCGAACGGCATGGCGGGCGAGCTCCCGGTGCTCTGCTACGATGACGAGTGCGGCGCCATGGGCGGATGCCGCCTGTGGTGGATGCTGAACTCTCTTGGTGCCGAAGCGTACGTGATCAACGGCGGCATCCAGGcctgcagagctgcagggCTGGAGATGGAGTCCGGCGAGCCCTCGTCGCCACCAACGCCGGCTGCGCACTGGCCCTACAAGACGGACTTCCAGCATCACTACCTAATGCACGAGATCCCGCTCAATGCGATCATCACCGACGCGCGCCCCGCCGACCGCTTTTCCACGACGGTGCGGCCGTACGCCTTGGACAAGCTGCCAGGCCACATCGAAGGCGCGCGTAACCTCCCCTACACCTCGCAGCTCGTGATGCGCGGGGGTGGcaaggtgctgcgcagcgaggaggagatccGCCACAACATCATGACCGCCATCCAAGGCGCGTGTGACACAACTGATCTGTCGAGCTGCGTCTTctcctgcggcagcggcgtcacaGCCTGCATGAACATTGCACTGGCGCACCACCTTGGCCTTGGCCATCCGTACCTCTACTGCGGCTCCTGGTCCGAGTACAGCGGTCTTTTCCGCCCCGCCATAGTGCGCAGGGTCATCAATGACCACGGCATGTGCATGCAGATGCAAACCCCCGCCCTCGGTGACAACCCAAAGGCAAACCTCGACACCATGACGCTGAAAGTCGACGGCGCACCCTGCAAGAGCCCTGATGCGGAGGTGAGGAGCGCCGCTGTCCACCTTCACTCCGGCGAGGCAGCTACGGTGTACTTCAAGAGCGGCCGCGTCGCCATGATCGaggtgccgccaccgtcgaACTAA
- a CDS encoding putative NADH-ubiquinone oxidoreductase,mitochondrial, translating to MRQGFLRPSAALMERVHGQLRDQDRIFTNLYEDFGTGINAAERRGDWYRTKDILLKGHDWVVNEIKASGLRGRGGAGFPSGLKWSFMPKKKQDDRPSYIVVNCDESEPGTCKDREIMRHEPHKLVEGALVAGFAMRARYGYIYIRGEFYNEWRSVDKAIHEAYEKGYLGKNACGSGWDFDLYTYRGAGAYICGEETAMIASIEGGQGKPRLKPPFPANVGLYGCPTTVTNCETVAVSPTIIRRGPQWFAQFGRKGNAGTKLFCISGHVNRPCTVEEEMSIPLQELIERHAGGVRGGWDNLLCVIPGGSSCPLIPKHICDNILMDYDALKEAQTGLGTAAVIVMDKSTDVINAIERLSQFYMHESCGQCTPCREGSPWLDKMMKRFVHGNAKKEEIYTLWDVSKQMEGRSICALGTAAAWPVQGLIRHFRPLMEERIDRFWEANPHWGKSGSPWRRWKTHRYYTLQKGDRLNWDGKIVRNWN from the coding sequence ATGCGCCAGGGATTTCTCCGCCCATCCGCGGCGCTCATGGAGCGCGTGCACGGCCAGCTCCGGGATCAGGACCGTATTTTTACAAACCTGTACGAGGACTTCGGCACCGGCATCAACGCAGCGGAGCGCCGTGGTGACTGGTACCGCACCAAGGACATCCTCCTCAAAGGCCATGACTGGGTAGTCAACGAGATCAAGGCAAGCGGCCTTCGTGgccgtggcggtgccggcTTCCCGTCGGGGCTGAAGTGGTCCTTCATGCCTAAGAAGAAGCAGGATGACCGCCCGAGCTACATTGTGGTGAACTGCGATGAGTCGGAGCCTGGCACGTGCAAGGATCGTGAGATCATGCGCCACGAGCCGCACAAGTTGGTGGAGGGAGCACTGGTGGCAGGCTTTGCGATGCGGGCCCGCTACGGTTACATCTACATCCGCGGTGAGTTCTATAACGAGTGGCGCTCGGTCGATAAAGCGATCCACGAGGCGTACGAGAAGGGCTACCTCGGCAAGAACGCGTGCGGTAGCGGCTGGGACTTTGACCTCTACACCTaccgcggcgccggcgcgtACATTTGCGGCGAGGAGACAGCGATGATCGCCAGTATAGAGGGTGGGCAGGGAAAGCCCCGCCTGAAGCCGCCGTTCCCGGCGAACGTCGGCCTCTACGGGTGCCCGACAACGGTAACGAACTGCGAGACGGTGGCAGTGTCACCAACCATCATCCGGCGCGGCCCGCAGTGGTTCGCACAGTTCGGTCGCAAGGGCAACGCCGGCACGAAGCTTTTTTGCATTTCCGGCCACGTGAACCGCCCGTGTACAGTGGAGGAAGAAATGAGCATCCCTCTGCAGGAGCTGATCGAGCGACACGCCGGCGGGGTGCGTGGCGGCTGGGACAACCTGCTTTGCGTCATCCCCGGCGGCTCCTCATGCCCGCTCATCCCAAAGCACATCTGCGACAACATCCTGATGGACTACGACGCGCTCAAGGAAGCGCAGACCGGTctcggcacagcagcggtgatTGTCATGGACAAGTCAACCGACGTGATCAATGCGATTGAGCGGCTGTCGCAGTTCTACATGCACGAGTCGTGTGGCCAGTGCACGCCGTGCCGCGAGGGCAGCCCGTGGCTGGACAAGATGATGAAGCGCTTTGTCCACGGGAACGCCAAAAAGGAGGAGATCTACACCTTGTGGGACGTGTCGAAACAGATGGAGGGTCGCTCCATCTGTGCGCTcgggacggcggcggcatggcCGGTGCAGGGGCTCATTCGCCACTTCAGACCCCTCATGGAGGAACGCATCGACCGCTTCTGGGAGGCGAACCCACATTGGGGCAAGTCCGGCTCACCGTGGCGCCGCTGGAAGACGCATCGCTACTACACACTGCAGAAGGGCGATCGTCTCAACTGGGACGGCAAGATTGTGCGCAACTGGAACTag
- a CDS encoding methyltransferase-like protein, protein MSLCVRESARCGIEMMKKYVAVFASSASLTDFRLPEFQFVAATLHIPITLLNDKISWVSGGADTFWFSVFESPASRSELRALAERCALLRGIYTLFETTPTLEDLYACLEKRHGSAPGSVAPSLASSPTTDAAAFVGEDEMTHLTSSTYSYQVETIGKKYSADAKRAVVEAVLQRVPRAGEVEWRQPERAYYIFLQHAVENALPGAKGWISNGPLLRVFHCCLCVESSRSALLATYDLRKRPYIGTTSMPPEESLVMVNMSGVCRSHYVYDPFCGTGSLLIAAAHYGARTFGSDADGRAMRTGTEKGKTSPQIQQQRRLALAAYQEEQLCVLTEEERVWPSMITNFKVYHLPPPDRARMNFSAWPKTWHTCALRLGSGGIFDSIITDPPYGLREPRKKVETTASTEADSNNPTKQQVVTFSAYPINEVVLDLVLFAATHLVIGGHLTFWHPTTDHYTDDELPSHPSLRVVCNIAQRVSLKMVRRLIVLRKVAPVPTPPPSRESCAAKKSPDDLRVLMDATELPDNEDYMHYRAKRERKRQAAHEYKAAAESSSSSSPNPTTSEHVDTDRGKGNRRGRKRGQLDGQDKIVANRQRNIELREAKQAASHLANAAHKTVDHSRA, encoded by the coding sequence atgtctctctgtgtgcgagAAAGCGCGAGGTGCGGAATCGAAATGATGAAAAAGTACGTGGCAGTCTTTGCCTCCTCGGCGAGTCTCACTGACTTTCGGTTGCCAGAGTTCCAGTTTGTGGCCGCCACGCTACACATCCCCATCACATTGCTGAACGACAAGATCTCATGGGTTTCAGGCGGCGCCGATACTTTCTGGTTCAGCGTCTTCGAGTCGCCGGCGAGCCGTTCCGAGCTCAGGGCCCTCGCGGAGCGttgcgcgctgctgcgcgggaTTTACACGCTCTTTGAGACCACCCCTACACTGGAGGATCTCTACGCGTGTCTCGAAAAACGCCACGGTAGTGCGCCAGGATCTGTAGCCCCATCTCtagcctcctcccccaccaccgatgccgccgcctttGTCGGCGAGGACGAGATGACGCACCTTACGAGCTCGACATACTCCTACCAGGTGGAGACGATAGGCAAGAAGTACTCCGCGGACGCCAAGcgtgcggtggtggaggcggtaCTGCAGCGTGTGCCGCGTGCTGGTGAGGTCGAGTGGCGACAGCCAGAGCGCGCCTACTACATATTCCTTCAGCATGCCGTCGAGAACGCGCTGCCTGGAGCGAAAGGGTGGATATCGAAtgggccgctgctgcgtgtcttccactgctgcctctgcgtgGAATCCAGCCGCAGTGCGCTGCTCGCCACGTACGACCTGCGAAAGCGGCCCTACAtcggcaccacctccatgCCACCGGAGGAGTCGCTCGTGATGGTGAACATGTCAGGCGTGTGTCGCAGTCACTACGTGTACGACCCGTTCtgcggcaccggcagcttGCTCatcgcggcggcgcactaCGGCGCCAGGACCTTCGGCTCCGACGCCGATGGGCGGGCGATGCGGACCGGtacagagaaggggaagacgAGCCCACAgatacagcagcagcgccgcttggCGCTCGCGGCCTAccaggaggagcagctctGCGTCTTGACGGAGGAGGAACGTGTGTGGCCGAGCATGATCACAAACTTTAAGGTATACCACCTCCCACCGCCTGACAGGGCTCGCATGAACTTCTCTGCGTGGCCGAAGACGTGGCACACCTGCGCCCTGCGTCTCGGCTCCGGGGGCATCTTCGACAGCATCATCACGGACCCGCCGTACGGTCTACGCGAGCCACGTAAGAAGGTGGAAACGACGGCTTCCACGGAAGCAGATAGCAACAACCCCACCAAGCAGCAGGTTGTCACTTTTTCCGCCTACCCCATCAacgaggtggtgctggaTCTCGTCCTGTTCGCCGCCACACACCTCGTCATCGGAGGCCATCTCACCTTCTGGCACCCCACCACCGATCACTACACCGACGACGAGCTGCCCAGTCACCCGTCCCTGCGCGTTGTGTGCAATATCGCGCAGCGGGTGTCGCTCAAGATGGTGCGCCGTCTCATCGTTCTACGGAAGGTCGCGCCGGTGCCGACTCCGCCACCGTCACGCGAATCCTGCGCTGCGAAGAAGTCCCCAGATGACCTGCGCGTGCTCATGGACGCGACGGAGCTGCCAGACAACGAGGACTACATGCACTACCGCGCCAAGCGCGAGCGGAAGCGTCAGGCAGCGCATGAGTAcaaggcggcagcagagtcctcctcctcctcctcccccaacCCTACCACAAGTGAGCACGTCGACACCGACCGCGGGAAAGGCAACCGACGTGGTCGCAAGCGCGGCCAACTGGACGGGCAGGATAAGATTGTGGCGAACCGCCAGCGCAACATcgagctgcgggaggcgaaGCAGGCGGCCTCGCACCTCGCCAATGCAGCGCACAAGACGGTCGACCACAGTCGAGCGTGA
- a CDS encoding stomatin-like protein, giving the protein MIRRRLVLLQQYGAQGSPYPMNSTPQEHPPGGSAPSRMMMQRSQKMLLDPSSFIERPPRNTFFNIVPQGHEYVVERLGRYHRTLDSGWWMVVPFIDKIRYNYNVKEQGIEIPNQSAITSDNVMVEIDGVLFLKIVDSCKASYNIENPVFNLINLAQTTMRSEIGRMSLDSLFRERASLNQSTVEVLRREANEWGIECKRYEIRDIMVSELVRRSMDLQAEAERKKRKLILESEGESTATINRANGMKIAQQYVADAEKYTVERHSEGNAAAIRVKAAAVSDNIAIVSEAIEKAKHGNEAISLRVAESYIEKFGELAKESNTVVMSHPVNDPAMFATQALSVFNTVATSATKSSPITGK; this is encoded by the coding sequence atgatcCGTCGTCGACTTGTGCTTCTTCAGCAGTACGGGGCTCAAGGTAGCCCGTACCCCATGAACTCTACTCCTCAAGAACACCCTCCCGGAGGTAGTGCACCATCTCGCATGATGATGCAGCGCTCACAGAAAATGCTGCTTGATCCCAGCTCTTTCATTGAGCGCCCTCCGCGAAACACCTTTTTCAACATTGTCCCACAAGGACACGAATATGTTGTGGAGCGACTTGGTCGCTATCACCGCACACTGGACTCCGGATGGTGGATGGTGGTGCCCTTTATAGACAAGATTCGCTACAATTACAACGTGAAGGAGCAAGGTATCGAAATCCCGAATCAATCAGCAATCACATCTGACAATGTAATGGTGGAGATTGACGGTGTCCTTTTTCTCAAGATTGTGGATTCGTGCAAAGCCAGCTACAATATTGAGAACCCCGTGTTCAACTTAATTAACTTAGCTCAAACAACGATGCGCAGCGAGATTGGGCGGATGTCGCTTGATAGCCTGTTCAGGGAGCGCGCCAGTCTTAACCAAAGCACTGTGGAAGTGCTCCGTCGAGAAGCAAATGAGTGGGGTATTGAGTGCAAGCGCTACGAGATCCGAGATATTATGGTGAGCGAGCTGGTGCGCCGCTCGATGGATCTACAGGCTGAGGCAGAGCGAAAGAAGCGCAAGCTCATTTTAGAGAGCGAAGGTGAGTCGACTGCGACGATCAACCGTGCTAATGGTATGAAGATCGCGCAGCAGTACGTTGCAGACGCTGAAAAGTACACAGTGGAGCGGCATTCAGAAGGCAATGCTGCTGCCATTCGAGTCAAGGCAGCCGCGGTATCAGACAACATTGCTATCGTCTCCGAAGCGATTGAAAAGGCGAAGCACGGAAACGAGGCTATATCTCTCCGCGTTGCAGAAAGCTACATTGAGAAGTTTGGCGAACTGGCAAAAGAATCTAATACGGTGGTTATGTCTCACCCAGTGAACGACCCTGCGATGTTTGCAACCCAAGCACTCTCCGTGTTCAACACTGTTGCCACCTCGGCGACGAAGTCTTCGCCGATAACTGGGAAGTAG
- a CDS encoding putative ATPase, which translates to MFRRAFFFLSLRPSEGYRQLLLRGDISNDENQVSALPVFDRLHDDLVKYAKDSKSTAVPKRRVELRPPNRLGIIPSFFLRREQEKKVEQAISDDNKAVYHPLSHVKGLYVWGGVGCGKTMLMDLLYDNAPPEIRKRRLHFHQFMLDMQKTSKLIRYKSKEEMQDPTRRSNMVSYNVRDDLRRTPDAEINLFDEVAQRMISDVDLLCFDEVAVSDVAHAMILKRLFHSFYKIGLVVIFTSNRPVDDLYKDGLNRGGFIPFIDLVKKQCIIHHMKSNIDHRLLGHQADTYLTPMNDENHSKFEKLFLEMCKAMPATERKLEVFGRDVIVPRACGGVCYFHFLELCGGEKSTADYEVIARAFHTIFINGVPQFPYENSDVKNRFLLLIDTLYEHKCKVMIHAAVELLQLQAPRGEAAGRIEGDAPRFDSLSEFERESGNKLMDADDSAFQMDRCVSRLFEMRTKEYLEIPHEQQDVDLSTR; encoded by the coding sequence ATGTTTCGGCgagcgttttttttcctttctctccgaCCTTCTGAAGGCTACCGGCAGCTTCTGTTAAGAGGCGACATCTCAAACGATGAGAATCAGGTTAGTGCCCTGCCTGTGTTCGATCGTCTTCACGATGATTTGGTGAAGTACGCAAAGGACAGTAAGAGCACCGCTGTTCCGAAGCGGCGAGTGGAGCTTCGACCTCCTAATCGTCTGGGAATTATCCCatccttttttcttcgtcgtgagcaagagaaaaaagtggAGCAGGCCATTAGCGATGACAACAAGGCGGTATACCATCCCCTGTCGCATGTGAAGGGGCTGTATGTATGGGGCGGGGTGGGATGCGGGAAAACTATGCTCATGGATTTGCTGTACGATAATGCGCCCCCCGAGATCCGCAAGCGGCGCCTTCACTTTCATCAGTTCATGCTGGATATGCAGAAGACCTCAAAGTTGATCCGCTACAAGTCCAAGGAGGAGATGCAAGACCCTACACGCCGGTCAAACATGGTGAGCTACAACGTCAGGGATGATCTTCGCCGAACCCCTGATGCCGAGATTAATCTGTTtgacgaggtggcgcagcgaaTGATCAGCGATGTTGATCTTCTTTGTTTCGACGAGGTGGCCGTCTCTGATGTGGCACACGCAATGATTCTCAAGCGTCTTTTCCATTCATTCTACAAGATCGGTCTTGTGGTCATCTTCACTTCAAACCGCCCCGTTGACGACTTGTACAAGGATGGTCTGAACCGTGGCGGGTTCATCCCTTTCATTGATTTAGTGAAGAAGCAGTGCATCATTCATCATATGAAGAGCAATATCGATCATCGGTTGCTTGGGCACCAGGCGGACACCTACCTCACCCCGATGAATGATGAGAACCACTCCAAGTTCGAAAAGCTATTTCTTGAGATGTGCAAGGCGATGCCTGCAACGGAGCGGAAGCTCGAGGTGTTTGGACGGGATGTAATTGTGCCGCGGGCGTGCGGGGGCGTTTGCTACTTCCACTTCTTGGagctgtgcggcggtgaAAAGTCTACGGCAGACTACGAGGTCATTGCCAGGGCGTTTCATACAATCTTCATCAATGGTGTTCCCCAGTTTCCGTACGAGAACAGCGATGTGAAGAACCGGTTTCTCCTGCTTATCGATACGCTGTACGAGCACAAGTGCAAGGTCATGATTCACGCCGCGgttgagctgctgcagctgcaagcTCCGAGAGGAGAGGCCGCCGGCAGAATAGAAGGCGATGCTCCGCGATTCGATAGTCTTTCCGAGTTCGAGCGTGAAAGCGGTAATAAACTAATGGATGCTGATGATAGTGCGTTTCAAATGGACCGGTGCGTGTCGCGTTTGTTCGAAATGCGTACGAAGGAGTATCTTGAGATCCCGCATGAGCAGCAGGATGTGGATTTATCTACGCGATAA